The proteins below come from a single Holdemania massiliensis genomic window:
- a CDS encoding FtsX-like permease family protein, whose protein sequence is MNFFNRAMKNVTRRMSKSILLAVTFFLIGNLVIIGLGINNAASNAKILTRQKMRAVVALEIDYNAFYNEADKITDDDEREAFYKNSPRLTTEKVENLKIDERVKAVNNISVYQVYAKSFESVPLNNDFDKQYTDNQDSEASVDGSVDSSMAMRSWRPADLRVQANRYPEMIEFEDGTYEMLEGRFYNQDDLNNSAAVVCVPQELAELNNIRVGDTISVNTNNPDDLQYMEGSDLTEADYELSLEVIGIYKSNEQVDQNSDEYKWMARYEAPQNTLLIPATTISDKYYESYVKSYRYYMTTQPEYYKEEDLMAKEDYNSSSKAVYLLNDPLQVDQFVADHENETGDYIVLNANNDTFKKLARPLDTLSLFSNIIVWIVVINAVVIITLVTALTLKTREYEIGVLLSIGVSKMKIVAQFFVELIVVALIGFTLSVLSGSLIAKQVGAAVLNYQVDTENQYGELDDQNNTNYYWGESNYFTEISQDDLLAEYEVQINPLIIGEIYILGIGVVFISILIPSFMIMRFNPKKILMNQN, encoded by the coding sequence ATGAATTTTTTCAATCGAGCGATGAAGAATGTCACCAGAAGGATGTCGAAATCCATCCTTCTGGCTGTGACCTTTTTCCTGATCGGGAATCTGGTCATCATTGGTTTAGGGATCAATAATGCAGCATCCAATGCTAAAATTTTGACCCGTCAGAAAATGCGGGCGGTAGTCGCACTGGAAATTGATTATAATGCCTTCTATAACGAGGCAGATAAAATCACGGATGACGATGAACGGGAGGCGTTCTATAAAAACTCACCGCGGCTTACCACAGAGAAAGTGGAAAACCTGAAAATAGATGAGCGAGTGAAGGCGGTCAATAATATCTCTGTTTACCAGGTATACGCGAAAAGTTTTGAATCCGTTCCGCTGAACAATGATTTTGATAAACAATATACCGATAATCAGGACAGCGAAGCATCGGTTGACGGATCCGTTGACAGCTCCATGGCAATGCGCTCGTGGCGTCCTGCGGATCTTCGGGTTCAGGCTAACCGGTATCCGGAAATGATTGAATTTGAGGATGGCACATACGAAATGCTGGAAGGCCGGTTCTATAATCAGGACGACCTCAACAATTCTGCTGCGGTAGTCTGCGTTCCGCAGGAATTAGCTGAATTGAACAATATCCGCGTTGGCGATACGATCAGTGTGAATACCAATAACCCTGACGATCTTCAATACATGGAAGGCTCCGATCTGACGGAAGCTGATTATGAGTTGTCTTTGGAAGTCATTGGAATTTATAAAAGCAATGAACAAGTTGATCAGAATTCCGATGAATACAAGTGGATGGCTCGATATGAAGCGCCGCAGAATACGCTGCTGATCCCAGCCACAACGATCTCGGATAAATACTATGAATCCTATGTGAAGTCCTATCGTTATTACATGACGACACAGCCGGAATACTATAAAGAAGAAGATCTGATGGCGAAGGAAGATTACAACAGCTCATCCAAGGCTGTTTATCTGTTAAATGATCCGCTGCAGGTAGATCAGTTCGTGGCTGATCATGAAAATGAAACCGGAGATTATATCGTTCTGAATGCCAATAATGATACGTTCAAGAAGCTGGCGCGGCCGCTCGATACGTTATCTTTGTTCTCCAATATCATCGTCTGGATCGTTGTCATCAATGCGGTTGTTATTATCACCTTAGTCACAGCACTGACACTGAAAACACGCGAATATGAGATTGGCGTGCTGCTTTCCATCGGCGTATCCAAGATGAAAATCGTCGCTCAGTTCTTTGTGGAACTGATTGTCGTAGCGTTGATCGGCTTTACGTTGTCTGTGCTCAGCGGTTCGCTGATCGCCAAACAAGTCGGAGCCGCGGTACTGAATTATCAGGTGGATACGGAGAATCAGTATGGAGAGCTGGACGATCAGAACAACACGAATTATTATTGGGGTGAATCCAATTATTTCACCGAAATCAGTCAGGACGATCTGTTAGCGGAATATGAAGTCCAAATCAATCCGCTGATCATTGGTGAAATCTATATCCTGGGCATCGGCGTTGTATTCATTTCCATTTTGATCCCATCCTTCATGATCATGCGGTTTAATCCGAAGAAGATCCTGATGAATCAGAATTAA
- a CDS encoding NAD(P)H-dependent oxidoreductase, protein MKKLILIFTAVLMLAGCAAQTPETTPTPETTPEVTATPESAAKTDSFTGPTVDSVTSASIVQEAYLQDYTPAGFTDSDKEKALFVIGDPRHNSVLWDMARTAMKHMEEQGMEVEMRDLYTMNFNPVLSAADFYYAKDGQGEPTADIKAEQDLVSQADHLIFVYPNWHDSEITIVKGYKEKVFAKKFAYQDGANGLEGLLKGKSYFTIMNCGYLGGGRGYIGDGVGIEDEKWDTYMNAFKVFDDDTSAFWGTDNYGRFVNDRTPGNESENYGEEIEQLRSDLNAFLDQVYFN, encoded by the coding sequence ATGAAAAAACTGATTCTCATTTTTACTGCGGTTCTGATGTTGGCTGGCTGTGCGGCTCAGACACCAGAAACAACCCCGACTCCGGAAACCACTCCGGAAGTGACAGCGACCCCGGAAAGTGCGGCCAAGACAGATTCCTTTACCGGACCTACGGTGGATTCCGTAACTTCTGCCTCAATTGTACAGGAAGCGTATCTGCAGGATTATACGCCTGCCGGGTTTACTGACAGCGATAAGGAAAAAGCTTTGTTTGTCATCGGTGATCCGCGTCACAACAGCGTGCTGTGGGATATGGCCCGCACTGCGATGAAGCACATGGAAGAGCAGGGCATGGAAGTTGAAATGCGCGATCTGTATACAATGAACTTCAATCCGGTTCTCTCCGCCGCTGATTTCTATTATGCGAAAGACGGTCAGGGTGAACCGACAGCGGATATCAAGGCAGAACAGGATCTGGTCAGCCAGGCTGATCATCTGATCTTCGTTTATCCGAACTGGCATGATTCGGAAATCACAATCGTCAAAGGCTATAAAGAAAAAGTCTTTGCGAAGAAGTTCGCTTATCAGGATGGTGCGAATGGTCTGGAAGGCCTGCTGAAAGGCAAGAGCTACTTCACGATCATGAACTGTGGCTATCTGGGCGGCGGACGCGGTTATATCGGCGACGGCGTTGGTATTGAAGACGAAAAGTGGGATACTTACATGAACGCTTTCAAGGTCTTTGATGATGATACTTCAGCTTTCTGGGGTACAGACAACTACGGCCGGTTTGTCAATGACCGTACACCAGGCAATGAATCGGAAAACTATGGCGAAGAAATTGAACAGCTGCGTTCCGATTTGAACGCTTTCCTGGATCAGGTTTACTTCAACTAA
- a CDS encoding PASTA domain-containing protein produces MAEPKKDYLSSLASEIEKKPDSFKEEKVERIVKPKRSLDPKIMIGLAAAVIVALIGVYFLFFAPKIKVENFVGKTTNDVGIWAKENGIDTKNIVMNQVYSMEYDADQIISQNRKEGSKVKKNSTLIFEVSKGADPDEKIDFPDIKNMTLDEINDWISTNKLSKVKVNTVYSETVEKDQVISFDLKSVNENNFTRGTNLTISVSKGPQPAGEVTVEDFVKKEVSSAETWAKSKKIELEIVEVYHDTINTGLVVSQSVESGKTMKQGDTLTLTVSKGKAVKVPQLVGYTKDQLEAWAANKENAVSIVKKEVYSDAPAGSVISQSIKGGSQVDSGTVLELTISLYMPQLQTNSREWYGKDYLALNAWVDDVNYRGASITAGAWDGEECSDEYPTAGQIISYHCMANDGSDLPHGCDRPLPLNAKIGYKKSTGGCTPKVEEPKEVQIGLTPLGSEEAMKNFCDTNKLACSFKYSETTEASKEGTIVVTKNGTAVDPNTKVKAGEALDIEVFYNPNKLNTPEENPDKTDGTQNTNAGNTPSE; encoded by the coding sequence ATGGCAGAACCAAAAAAAGATTATTTAAGCTCTCTGGCCTCGGAAATTGAAAAGAAGCCGGACAGCTTCAAAGAAGAAAAAGTAGAACGCATTGTCAAGCCAAAGCGAAGCTTGGATCCGAAGATCATGATCGGTCTGGCCGCAGCGGTCATCGTGGCCCTCATCGGCGTGTATTTCCTGTTTTTTGCCCCGAAGATCAAGGTTGAAAACTTTGTCGGCAAAACAACCAATGACGTTGGCATCTGGGCTAAGGAAAACGGCATTGACACCAAGAATATCGTTATGAATCAGGTCTATTCAATGGAGTATGACGCCGATCAGATCATTTCCCAGAACCGCAAGGAAGGCAGCAAGGTCAAGAAGAATTCCACATTGATCTTTGAGGTGTCCAAGGGTGCGGATCCGGATGAGAAGATTGACTTCCCGGATATCAAAAACATGACGCTGGACGAGATTAATGACTGGATCAGCACGAATAAACTGTCAAAAGTAAAGGTCAACACCGTGTACAGTGAAACGGTGGAAAAGGATCAGGTTATTTCCTTTGATCTGAAATCTGTGAATGAAAATAACTTTACCCGCGGCACCAACCTGACGATCAGCGTGTCTAAGGGACCGCAGCCGGCTGGCGAGGTGACCGTAGAAGATTTCGTGAAGAAAGAAGTCTCCAGCGCTGAAACCTGGGCGAAGAGCAAAAAAATCGAACTGGAAATCGTTGAAGTTTATCATGATACGATCAACACCGGATTGGTTGTTTCACAATCTGTGGAATCCGGCAAAACTATGAAGCAGGGCGATACACTGACGCTGACTGTATCCAAGGGCAAAGCCGTCAAGGTTCCGCAATTGGTGGGCTACACGAAGGATCAGTTGGAAGCTTGGGCCGCCAACAAAGAAAACGCGGTATCCATCGTGAAGAAAGAAGTTTACAGCGATGCGCCGGCAGGCAGTGTTATTTCGCAGTCGATCAAGGGCGGCAGTCAGGTTGATTCCGGAACGGTTCTGGAACTGACGATTTCACTGTATATGCCGCAGCTGCAGACCAACAGCCGCGAATGGTACGGCAAGGATTATCTGGCTCTGAACGCTTGGGTGGATGATGTGAATTACCGTGGTGCCAGCATTACAGCTGGGGCCTGGGATGGCGAGGAATGTTCCGATGAATATCCAACCGCCGGTCAGATCATCAGCTATCACTGCATGGCCAACGATGGCAGCGATCTGCCGCACGGCTGTGATCGTCCGCTGCCGTTAAACGCTAAGATCGGCTATAAGAAATCGACTGGCGGATGTACGCCGAAAGTTGAAGAACCGAAGGAAGTTCAGATTGGCTTAACGCCGTTAGGCAGTGAGGAAGCGATGAAGAATTTCTGCGATACGAATAAACTGGCATGCAGCTTTAAGTATTCAGAAACAACTGAGGCTTCAAAAGAAGGAACAATCGTCGTTACTAAAAATGGTACTGCCGTTGATCCTAATACGAAAGTTAAAGCTGGAGAAGCCTTGGATATTGAAGTATTTTACAATCCGAACAAATTAAATACACCGGAGGAAAACCCTGATAAAACTGATGGTACTCAGAATACGAATGCAGGAAACACACCTTCCGAATAA